TCCCACCATCGTCGCCGCCGACCTGCTGGCGCAGAGCGAGCACGACACGGCCGCCCAGGCCATCCTCGTCACCGACGACGGCGACTTCGCCGAGGCCGTGAAGCGCTCGGTGGACCGCCACCTGCAGCAGTTGCCGCGCAGCGAGATCGCCGCCCAGAGCTGGCGCGACCACGGCGCGGTCATCCGCGTCGCCGATTTGGCGGACGCGCCCGCGCTGGTGGACCGCGTGGCGCCGGAGCACCTGGAGCTGGCGGTCGCCGACCCCGACGCCATGACCGCGCGGATCCGCAACGCCGGCGCCATCTTCCTGGGCCGCCACACGCCCGAGGTCGTGGGCGACTACGTCGGCGGGCCCAACCACGTGCTGCCCACCGGGCGCAGCGCGCGCTTCTCCTCCGGCCTGTCGGTGCTGGACTTCATGAAGCGCTCCTCGATCCTGGAGGTGCCCCCGGCGGGCCTTCAAAAGATCGGCCCGGCGGCTGTTACCCTGGCCCGCGCGGAAGGGCTGGACGCGCACGCGCTGTCGGTGAGCCTCAGGCTGAACCAAGGAGAGCGGTGACGGTGTGAGCGGTGAACCCGAAAACCCCGGGGGGGCCGATCCCGGCGGCGACACGACCGCCAACTACATCGCGCAGGTGACGCTCGACGAGCGCACCGTCGTGCGGCGCAGTCGTGATGTCGAGCACGAGCGCCAGATCGCGATTCACGACCTTTTGAACGACAACCGCTTCCGCCCCTACGGCGAGCTGGCGCCGGGGCCGTACAGCCTGAACCTCCGGCTTGAAGAAAGCCGGATGATCCTGGACATCCACAGCGGCGAAGGCGCGTATCAGGACTCCATTACCGTCGGCCTCTCCCCGTTCCGCCGGATCATCAAGGACTATTTCACCGTCTGCGAGAGCTATTACGAGGCTATCCGCACGGCCAGCCCCTCCCAGATCGAAGCCATCGACATGGGCCGCCGCGGTCTGCACAACGAGGGCTCGGAACTGCTGCAACAGCGGCTCTCCAGCAAGGCCGACGTGGATTTCGACACCGCGCGGCGGCTGTTCACGCTCCTCTGCGTGCTCCACATCCGGGGCTAGACCGGGCCATGCGCGACCTCCCGGACAGCGTGCTGTTCGCCTGCACGCAGAACGCCGTGCGCTCGCCCATGGCGGAGAGCATGCTCAAGTACCTGGCGGGCAGCGAGATCTACGTCGACTCCGTCGGGCTGCGGGCCGGCGAGATCGACCCCTTCGTCGTCGAGGTCATGGGGGAGGTGGGAATCGACCTCTCCAAGCACTGCTCCAAGACCTTCGACCAGCTGGAGAACAGCTTCTTCGACCTGGTGATTTCGCTCTCTCCCGAAGCCCAGCACCGCGCGGTGGAGATGACGCGCACGATGGCCTGCGAGGTGGAATTCTGGCGCACGCTCGACCCCACCGTGGTGGAGGGCAGCCGCGCCATGCGGGTGGACATCTACCGCCAGGTGCGCGATTCCCTGTTCCAGCGGATCAAGGGCCGCTTCGATCTCACGCTGAAGGCCGGCTCGTGACCGCGCCGGGTTCGCGTGCGGTGCGCTTGGACGGGGCCGGGTGAGTCGGTATGCTCCGCGCGCCGCGGGTCCGTGGGACCGGCGCGGCGGCGCGCGTTCGCTTCACCGCGCACCAGTGTTGCACCGGACGAGGACGAAAGGAACGGCTGGAGCCGCATGGCAAAAGAAGATCTTATCGAGTTCCAGGGCACCGTGAGAGAGCTTCTGCCCAACGCGATGTTCCGCGTGGAACTGGACAACGGTCACGAGGTGCTGGCCCACACCTCGGGCAAGATGCGCAAGAACCGCATCCGCGTGCTCGCGGGCGACCGCGTGAACGTGGAGATGACCCCCTACGACCTGAGCAAGGGCCGCATCACCTTCCGGTACAAGTAAGCGGGGGCGGCGTGACGGCGCCCGATTGTGCGAGCGAGCGTCCGCCGCTGGTGCTGGCGTCGGCCTCGCCCCGGCGGCTCGAACTCATGCGCCAGGTGGCGCTGGCGCCCGACCGCATCGACCCCGCCAGCCTGGACGAAACCCCCGCGCGCGGCGAGTTGCCCAATGCCTACGCCGCCCGCGTCGCGGCGGAGAAGGCCGAGGCGGTGGCGGCGCGCCATCCCGACGCGTTCGTCGTCGCCTGCGATACCGTCGTGGCTGCGGGCCGGCGCATCCTGCCCAAGCCCGAAACGCGCGAGCAGGCGCATTCGTGTCTGCGGCTGCTGTCCGGCGGGCGGCACAGGGTCTATGGCGGGCTGACCGTGCGCGCGCCCGGCGGTCGTACGGCGCACCGGCTGGTGACGACGCGCGTCAAGATGAAGCGCCTGCACCCCGACGACATCCGATCGTATCTCGACAGCGGCGAGTGGGACGGTAAGGCTGGCGGCTACGCCATCCAGGGCCGCGCGGGCGCGTTCATTCCCTGGGTGAACGGCTCCTACCCGGCCGTCGTGGGCCTGCCCGTGTGCGAGACGGTGCAGCTGCTCGCGGGGCTGGGGTATCCGGTGCGATGACGCGCGCGCTGGTCGGGCTGGGCGCGGTGGAAACGCGCCTGCTGGTGCTGGACGGCGACGACGAACCGCTCGACGCCCACATCGACCGCCCGGACGCGCCGCCGGTCGCCGGGTCACGCGCCGTGGGCCGCGTGCTGGAGGTCGACCGCGGGCTGGACGCCCTCTTCGTCGAGATCGGCCTCGACCGGCCGGGGCTGTTGCCGCGCAAGGCGGGGCGGGATCTGGGCGCGGGCGACCCCGTTCCCGTGGAGATCACGCGTGCGCCGCCGCCGGGGAAGGGGGCGCGGCTGGCGCGGGCGGACGGCGACACCGCCGGCGACGGGCCGGTGCCCCGCTGGCTGGCGCAGCGTGACATCGTCGCCGACATTCTCCGCGACACGGACCCGGCGACGATCGCCGTCGAGGGCAGCGGGGGGCTCGCCGCCCTGCGCCGGCGCGTGCCCGAGCTGGCGGACCGCATGGCCGCGCACACGGGCGCCGTGCCGCTGTTCGAATCGGCCGGCGTGGACGGGGTTTTCAACGACTTGCTGGCCCCCGACGTGCCGGTGCCGGGCGGGGGCGCGCTGCGCATCGAGCCCGTGACCAGCCTGACCGCGATCGACGTGGACACGGGCGGGCGCGAAGCGCTCGACGCCAGTGTGGCGGCGGCGGCCGAGGTGGCGCGGCAGATTCGCCTGCGCGCGCTGGCGGGGCTGAACGTCGTCGATTTCCCCACGATCGAACAGCGCGAGCAGCGCCGGCGCGTGACCGACACCCTCACCGAAGCCCTGGCGAGCGACCGCGTCCACACCGATATCTCGGCCATGCGGGCCTCGGGCCTGGTGGAGTTGACGCGCCAGCGCGAGCGCGCGCCGCTGCACGAGGTGCTCGGGGAACGCTGCGGCGTCGACGGCGGCGGCTGGCTGCCGCGTGCGAGCACCGTCGCGCTCGACGGGCTGCGGGCGCTGGAGCGGGCGGCGCGGGCCACCCCGGCCGGGACACCGCGAATCGCGGCCGCGCCCGAGGTGGTGGCCGCGCTCACGGGCGCGCTGGCGTCGGCGCGGGCCGACACCGAGGCGCGGCTGGGGCGCGCCATCGCGCTCGCCGAGGAGCCGGCGCGCGCCCGCGACGACGTGGACGCGCGCATGACCTGACGTCGCGCGGACAGCCGACGAGGACGAGACGCCATGACCGATCCCCCCGATACGCGCCGCTGCCCCGAATGCGGGCGCCCCGCGTCCGCCAAGCACGCGCCCTTCTGCTGCAAGCGTTGCGCCGACCTCGACCTCGGCCGCTGGTTGGACGGCGGCTACCGTATCCCAACGGGCGAACCCGCCCCGACGGCGGCGCACGGCGAGGACGACGGCGAGGGGTGACGGCGGCTGGCCGGTGGGGTGGTAAGCGCCTGAGGCGCAGCCCACATCGGGGCTGGACAGGCCCGGGACGCATCGTTACAAACCGGGCTTCGCAAGGGGCGGACGATCCCTTGCCACCACCGGTGCCCAGGTAGCTCAGGTGGTAGAGCATACGATTGAAAATCGTAGTGTCGGAGGTTCGAATCCTTCCCTGGGCACCATCCCGTCAGGGGGCTCGCGGAAAGCCGCGAGCCCCCTGTTTTCGTTCGTAGCCGTTGTTTTCGGTCCGGTCCCGGGTTTCGGCGGATTCCCGGCGCAGGCCCTTTGCCGTGACCAGTGTTAACAAAAATCCCGACACGCCATTGCCCACGTTCGGTTGATCCGATGAAAGTTGGATCGGAAGAGGTGACAGCACTGCGAACGAAGCTTAAATACTCCCGCGAAACAGCTAGACCATTCGAACGATCAACCGGGACGGCGGCGCAATGCGGAACCTGGCGCTGGGTGTGGTTGTGTGGGTGCTGGCCTTGGCCGGCCATGCGGCGGCGGCCGATTTCAAGGTTATCCACTTGGATGGCATGGCGCTGAAGTGGGGGCAGCCGGCGCGCGGAACGCCGGTGACGATCACCTACGCGCTTGCGGACGCGCCCCATCCGGACAGTGAGCGGATCAACTGCAAGCAGCTCGGCCCTGTGGCGCCGGTGCTGCGCCGCTCCAAGCTCGACCGGGGGGACGTGGCGGGCGCGCTGCAAACGGCCCTGGGCATGTGGTCGCGCGCGGCCGGCGTGAGCTTCCGGCCCGCCGATTCCCTGGAATCGGCCGATCTCGTGGTGGGCGGCCAGGGCGAGCCGCGCGGCATCGCCTTCACCAACGTCGAGCACGCTCGGACGACCGTTCCCGGGCGCGGGCGCATCACCTCGGCCGCGATCTGCCTCAACCCCGACGCCGCCTGGGAAACCACGGCCGACGGCGACGACGAAACCTACGAACTGACGCGGGTCCTGGCCCACGAGATCGGGCACGTGATCGGCCTGAACCATCCGGGCCGGTCGGGACCGTTGATGGGCTACAGCTACCGCGAGGATCTGGCGAGCTTGCAGCCCGGGGACCGCGCGGGCGCGATGTGGCTGTACGGGCCGGCGGACGGGGTGCGTGTGGCTGGACGCATGAGCCGCGGGGTTTCGGCCGATGCACCGACGCCGCCGGCGCTCCCCTTGCCCAGCGACAGCCACCTGGCGATCCAGCGGCCGCGAAACTGAGCGACGGGGCCAATGCCCCGCCGCTCTCGCCGACGTTCGGTCAAGTTGGTGTCACCCGACTCGCGCATTGGCCCGTCCGTCGGGAAGACCGAACGCTTTCGGCGGGGTCTGCGAGCGAATCGTCGTCGCAAGAGACCCGATCTTATTGTTCGCCGGTGGTGCCTTCGCCACCCGTGGCGCCCTCGCCGGTGGCGCCTTCGCCTTCCGGTGCCGCGCCGAACTCGGGCGCGTTCTTGATCTCCTGCTGGGTCAGCGCGGTCTGAAGGCTCTCGCCTTCGAAGCGCATCGTCTGCGAATCCCAGCTCACCCCGACGCGCTTCTCGCCGATGCCGAGGAAGCCGCCGGAGGAGATGACGACGCCCTGGAGGTTCCCCTCGGCGTCGAGCAGCAGGTCGCGGACCGTGCCGACCGTTTCGCCGCCGCCGCCGACGACGCTGGCGCCAATCATGCTTCCGGCCTGCATCATCGCGCCGGGCGAGCCGGCGAGGAAGCCGCCTTCGTCGCCCGCGGCCTCACCTTCCTCGGCCATGGTTTCGCCGGTGCCCTCTTCGGTGGCCTCACCTTCCTCGGCCATGGTTTCGCCGGTGCCCTCTTCGGTGGCCTCGCCTTCCTCGGCCGTGGTTTCGGCGGCGCCTTCGTCAGTGGCCTCGCCTTCCATGGTTTCGGCCTCTTCCATGCCCTCCTCGGGGGTGGCCTCCTGATCCGTGGCGCCGGTTTCGCCGGTCGACTCCTCTTCCATGGTGCCGGACTCGTCCATGCCGCCCTGCTCGGTGTCCTGAGCCTCCGTCTCGGTCTGGGCGAGCTGCTTGCCCGACAGCATGGAGGTGGAAGCCCCGGCGTGGGTGGACAGGGCGAGCGCGGCCGCGACCGCGGTGGTGATCAGCAGCATCTTCGTTCGCGGCAGGGTGTGCGGCTTGGCGGTGGTGATCATCGCGAGCCTCCTTGAAACCGTTCGGCGAGCAGCAATCGATCGACGCAAGCGTCTCCATCGATCGCGTTCCGCTTCCGGTGACATTCATGTGTCAGCAAAATTGCTTCCGTGTGCGAGCATCTTTTTGCCCGCCCACAACGCAGAAGAACGATAACAAATGCTGCCAAAAACAAGTGCGGACATTCGGTCTAAGCCATTTGATATCCGACTTCAGTGGAACAATTGGATTTCGTATTCACGACGCGCGGCATATGGGCGTGATCGACGAGTTGCATTCGTCGCTTCGCGGCGGCTGCCCACCTTGGGCGGGTGTGTGCACGAATGTTTCACTACGGTTGCACCTCCGAGGTAAGCATGGTTTTTCAGCACACCATTCACGTATCGGCAGTCGTGTGCGGTCGGGCTGCGGGTGTGTCGTCCGGTTTTCTACAGGGGGTGCGCATGGCGAGGCTGCGCGGGTCTTTCGCCGCCGTGCTGCTGGGACTCTTGGCCGTCGCCGCCGCCCCGGGCGCGCAGGCGGCCGTGACGGTGGCGGCGCTGACGGGCTGGCCGCCGTTCTCGGCCCAACACCTGCGCGCGAAGGGGTTCGCCAACGACATCCTCGCCACGGCATTGCGGCGCACGGGACATGAAGTGCGCGTGGAGATGATGCCGTGGCCGCGGGCCGTGCGCCTCGTGAAGGCGGGCGAGCGCGACGTGCTGTCTTCGGTCTGGTACACGGACGCGCGCACCCGGAAGATGGCGTTCACGGCGCCCATCGCCCGCAACCGCCTGGTCTTCGTCACGCGGCGCGCGGACGCGTTCAGCTACACGGGCCTGGACAGCCTCACCGGCAAGACGGTGGGCGTGGCGGAGGACTACCACTACACGGACGCGTTCATGCAGGCCGAGCATTTCACGCGCACGCCAGCCCCGACCCTGCTCGCCAACCTGTTCAAGGTGGATACCGGGCAGGTGGACATGACCGTGGCGGACGAACTCATTGCCCGCTACCTGATCGAAGAAAACGAGCCGCGCTTCGAGCACCCCTTCGCGATGACCGACACCGCGCTCTCCGCCCGCGAGCTGCGCGCGGCCGTGAGCCGCAAGATCGACAACACGCAGGAGATCCTCCGCGCGATCGACAACGGGATCGCCGCGATGCGCGCCGACGGCACCTATGCCCACATCAAGCGCGAGCACGGGCTGGCCGAATAGCCCCGTGGATCCGGGCTACCGGGTGTGCCATCCTGAGCGGCAACAGGGGAGCGCCCGGGCGGTCATGCAAGGCGGGGGACGATCGTCCCGCCGGCCGCTCGGCCGGTGGGCCGGCGCCCGCTGGTTCGATCCACGGGCGCCGGTTCCTATTTCTCGTCACGAATCCGGATGAAGAATTCCTTCGGCGTCATCTTGGTGTCCGGAACGGGCTTCACACGCCAGACGTCGCCCGTGCCCCAGCCGAAATCGAAGCTGTGGACGGCTTCCAGCAGCTTGACGTCGACCTTCTCGGGCAGGCGAGCGCAGTTGCCCGTGTCCAGAAGCGCCTTGTAGGCGGCGACTCGACCGTCGCCCTTGTAGACCTCCTCGAAGGTTTTAAACGCCTTCACCGTTTTGCAGCCGGTCTTGGTCGTCACCATGTCGCCGACCTCGGCATGGGCGGTGGGGGCGAGCGCCATCCCCGCCATCATCCCGGCGACACAGAGCGTCTTGCGCATTGGCGGCCTCCCTGTAACACGGCACCCGGTCAGATAACGTGCCGCGCCGGCTTTGCAAACAGCGGCGGCGGATTGCATGACCGTGCGGATATCGCGAATCAGGGCACCACGTTCGCGGAGGGTCGAGCATGCAGCTCGCCTGGCTGCTGCTGGAAGGAATTGGCATCGGCATCGCGGTCGCGGCGCCGGTGGGGCCGGTCGGGCTGCTTTGCATCCAGCGCACCCTGCAGGACGGGGCGACCGTGGGCCTGGCGACGGGCATCGGCGCCGCCACCGCCGACGGCCTGTTCGGGCTGGTGGCGGCGTTCGGCCTCGCCTCGATCGCGGATTATCTCGTGGCGCACAGCACCTCCCTGAAGATCGTCGGCGGCGTGGTGCTGCTGGTGCTGGCATGGCGTGCCTGGCAACGGACGCGGCCGCGCATCGAGCCGGACGTGCCGGTGCACGTGCGCGTGCTGGGCGGCTATTCCACGGGGTTGGCGATCACGCTGTCCAACCCCATGACCATCATGGGCTTCGTCGGCATCTTCGCCGCCCTGGGGCTGGAGGACCTCGCCGCCGGGACCGGCAACGTCACCGCGCTGGTGATCGGCGTGTTGGCGGGGTCGGCGATGTGGTGGCTGGGACTGTGCGGGGGAACCATCCTGCTCAAGCCGCGCATCGGCCCGCAGAGCCTGTCGTGGACGAACCGGCTGGCGGCGGTGCTGCTGGCCGTCTTTGGCGTTGTGGCGCTGGTCAGCGGCGCGATGTGATCCGGGCGGGGTGCCCCGACCGTTCGTCCTGAAAAAACCGACCGGCCTTCCCACGTGCGGTGTGCGCGCTGGCTGTCTGCCGGCCGCGCGAGTCCGGATCTCCAGCGCTCCGAGGGAGGCCATCATGGCGGTCAATATCACACCCCGCTCCAGCGGCGAAACGCCCGCGCACGAGCGCGGATTCACGCCCTTCGCCGACCTGCAGAACGAAATGAATTCGCTTTTCGACAGCTTCACCCGCACGTTCGGGTTGCCCGCCTGGCACCGCGGCTGGGAGGGGCCGGTGCGGGCCGAGGAAGCGCATCCGGCCACGGCGGTCGCGGACGTTCGCTTCGAGGTCAGCGAGGCGGACGACGCGTACAAGATCACGGCCGAGGTGCCGGGCCTCACCGAAAAGGACGTCGACGTCGAGGTCAGCGGCGACTTCCTGACCGTGAAGGGCGAGAAATCGCACGAGCAGGAGCGCACGGAAGAGACCCACTACGTCCGCGAGCGCTCTTACGGCAGCTTCCGGCGCAGCTTCCGGCTGCCGGAGGACGTCGACCGCGACAATATCGAGGCCACGGTCGACAAGGGCGTGCTGACGCTCAAGCTGCCCAAGACGCCCGAGGCGCAGCGGCAGGTGAAGAAGGTCACCGTGAAGCAGGGCGGCTGACGCCCGCGCGCCGGCCGGGTGTGGCGGGTCAGCCGTCCCGGCCGGCGTTTGTCGCGGGCTCGATCAGCCCCGTGCGGCGGAGGAAAGCTCTTGCCGCCGACGACACGCCCGTGTCCTCGCGCACCACGGCGCCGGTGAGCTCGCGCAGCGCCCCGCCGTCGATGCGTTTGGCGAGCGTTCGCAGGTGGTCGGCAAGCGCCGGGTGCTTGTCGAGCGTCGCGCGCCGCACCCCCACGGCGAGCGTGTGATCGGGGAAGGCCCCGCGCTCGTCGCGCAGGACGATGAGACCGTCGGCGTGCGTGCGCGCGTCGTTGCGGGGCAGGGACGCGCCCGTGAGCGTGCCGTCCCGCAGCGCCGCGACCAGCGCCTCGCCGGGCATGCGCCGCAGGCTGTCGCGGGCCACGGGCGGCGGCGCGGCGGCGGCCAGGGCGCGGATGCCGTCCGGCCGCCCGGCGAAGCCGGTGGTCATGCCGAAGCGCGCATCGTCCTGCCGGCGCAGGTGGCGCAGAAGCGCCGCGATCGTGGCGCTGTCCAGCGCATCGGCGGTGTCCGCGCGTGCCGCCACCACGGGGCCGCCGCGGGCCTTCGATACGGCGGGCCACGCCACTGGGCCGTCCGCGGCCTTGGCGCGCAACCGGGCGATGCTCGATTCACGGTCAAGCTTTCGCGCCGCCGCGATCTCCATATCGTGCCGCGTGGTCAGCGCGATGCCCACGCTTTCCCAGGCCAGATCCACCACCCCGTCCTGCTGCGCGCCCCACAGCGTCGCCGCGCTGAAGCCGGGGTGGACCGAAGCCTGGATGCCCTTCGCATCCAGGTAGTGCGCGGTGACGTGCGCCAGCAGGGCGTGCCGCAGCTCCGCCTTGGCGCCGACGGCGATCCCGGCCCGCGCCGTGGTGGTGCAGGCGGCGGCGAGCATCATCCCCGCGATGAGCCCACACCGGGTTTCTCGTGCACCCATTCCGGATTGCCTCCCAATCCGCTGCGCGTGTGGCACCATGTGGTGTGCGCGCCGTCGCCGCCATACCGCAGGATCCGCCCGCATGCCGCAGCCGCTGTTCGTCGTGGGCCTGGACCCCCTCAACCACGGCCATTTGCGCCGGATCGACGGCTACGACCGGCTTTGCGTCAAGCCGGCGCTGGCATACGACGAGGTGAAGGGCCGCGACGCCTTCGACTTCGACGCCCTGGTGGAAACGGCGTGCGCGCGCATCCGCGCCGCCGGGGGTGCGGGCGGGATCGTGGGCTGGTGGGATTTCCCGACGACCTCGCTGGTGCCGGTGCTGTGCCGCGCGTTCGGGCTGCCGGGGCCATCGCTGACCAGCGTGCTCACGTGCGAGCACAAGGTGTGGAGCCGCCAGCTGCAGCGCGAGGTCGCGCCCGAGTGCGTGCCCGCGTTCCGCGCCGTCGATCCTTTTGCCGACCCGGACCCACCCCTCCCGTATCCCTTTTGGCTCAAGCCGGTGAAGGGCTTCGCCTCGCAGCTGAGCTTCCGCATCGCCGGCCCGGCCGACTTCGAGACGGCCCTGGCCGCCACGCGTGAGCGCATCGACCGCCTGGGCACCCCCTTCGACGCGCTGTTGCGGCGGGTGGAGATGCCGGCGGACGTCGCCCACGTCACCGGGCGCTGGTGCATCGCGGAGGCGGCCGTCGGCGGGCGCCAGTGCACGCTGGAGGGCTACGTTCACCGGGGCGTGCCGCGCGTCTACGGCGTGGTGGACTCCATACGCCACCGCAACCGCTCCAGCTTCCGGCGCTACCAGTACCCTTCGCGCCTGCCCACGGCCGTCCAGCGCCGTATGATCCGCGTGGCTGAGCGGGTGATGCGCCACATCGGCTACGACGAGGCCACCTTCAACGTCGAGTTCTTCTGGGAGAAGGCGAGCAACAAGCTCTGGCTGCTGGAGATCAACCCGCGCCTGTCGCAGTCCCACGCCGACCTCTTCGCGGAGGTGCACGGCGTGCCGCACTTCCAGATCATGGTGGATCTGGCGCTGGGGCGCACGCCCGACTGGCCGTCGCGTGTGGGGCCGGCCAACTGTGCTGCCAAGTTCTTCATCCGCCGCTTCCGCGACGGCCGCGTGACGCGCGTGCCCGATCAGGCGACGCTGGACGCCATCAAGGCGGATTATCCGGACGCGATCGTGGACGTGCGCGTGCAGCCGGGCGTGGTGCTGTCCGAGCTGCACGACCAGGACGCCTACAGCTACGAGCTGGCGGACGTCTTCCTGGGCGCCCACGACCAGCACGCGCTGCTCGCCGCGTTTCAGGACATCAAGCGCCGCCTGCGCTTCGGCTTCGCCCCCGCCACCCGGCGCGGCGAAACCCCGCCCCCGGCCACGGCGGGGCAGGCGGTGTGATCGGCGTTGGGGTGCTGGGGAGCTCACAAAAGTGTTTGCTACAGGACATGACGGCCTTTTCAGAATCAGGCGTGGATGGCCGTTACGGTGAACGGCCATGACGGTTCGGGGCGGATTATTTCCAACTCGTCACGCCCGCACACCGTTGCGGGCGTCCACGTACGTGGACACAAAAACGTGTCAGGTCCTGTAGCAAACGATTTCATTAACTCTCAGCCTCCGGCGTGACCACGCGCCCCGGGTTCATCAGGTTGTGCGGGTCCAGGGCGCGCTTGATGGCGCGCAGCATCGCCATCTCTTCCGGCGGCTTGAAGCGGGCGATTTCTCCCATTTTCAGCTGGCCGACCCCGTGCTCGGCGCTGACCGTGCCGCCGTGGGCGTGGACGATGTCGTGCACGCGCGCGTTCACCGCCTCCCACCGCGCCAGGAAGGCCCCCGGGTCCGCGCCCTCGGGCTGGGTCAGGTTGAAGTGCAGGTTGCCGTCGCCGAGGTGGCCGAAGGGCACGGGGCGGACGCCGGGGATCATGGCTTCCACCGCCGGCGTCGCCTCGGCCAGGAAGGCGGGCACCGCCGAAACGGGCACGGCGATGTCGTGCTTGATGGACCCGCCCTCGTGGCGCTGGGCCTCCACGATGGCCTCGCGCAGGTGCCAGAACGCGCGCGCCTGGCCGGCGTTTTCAGCCATCACCACGTCGGCGATCTCCCCCGCCTCGTGCGCGGCCATGAGCGCGCCTTCCAGGCCCGCGCGCAGGCCCCCGTCGCCGAAGCCGCCCGTGACCTCGACGAGGACGGTCCAGGGATGCGCCGCGCCCAGCGGGTCGCGCGCGCCCTCGACGTGCTTGACGGCAAGCTCGACGCCGCGCCGGGCCATCAGCTCGA
This Limimonas halophila DNA region includes the following protein-coding sequences:
- a CDS encoding ATP-grasp domain-containing protein, encoding MPQPLFVVGLDPLNHGHLRRIDGYDRLCVKPALAYDEVKGRDAFDFDALVETACARIRAAGGAGGIVGWWDFPTTSLVPVLCRAFGLPGPSLTSVLTCEHKVWSRQLQREVAPECVPAFRAVDPFADPDPPLPYPFWLKPVKGFASQLSFRIAGPADFETALAATRERIDRLGTPFDALLRRVEMPADVAHVTGRWCIAEAAVGGRQCTLEGYVHRGVPRVYGVVDSIRHRNRSSFRRYQYPSRLPTAVQRRMIRVAERVMRHIGYDEATFNVEFFWEKASNKLWLLEINPRLSQSHADLFAEVHGVPHFQIMVDLALGRTPDWPSRVGPANCAAKFFIRRFRDGRVTRVPDQATLDAIKADYPDAIVDVRVQPGVVLSELHDQDAYSYELADVFLGAHDQHALLAAFQDIKRRLRFGFAPATRRGETPPPATAGQAV